The Methanosphaera sp. BMS genome contains a region encoding:
- a CDS encoding universal stress protein gives MYDKILLPTDGSKNSKRAIKHAMQIAKHEKAELIILNVVDSVYLTGLPEEDLITQTELIMEEESVKILEKVKKTIKTCPIVQYDESVKLTTKTVTEGNAAEVILKVSEEEDVDLVVIASSGKHMLDRFLLGSVTEKVVRHSKVPVMVIPSKNNE, from the coding sequence ATGTATGATAAAATTTTATTACCTACAGACGGTTCAAAAAATTCCAAAAGAGCAATTAAACATGCAATGCAAATTGCAAAACATGAAAAAGCAGAACTTATCATATTAAATGTGGTTGATAGTGTTTACTTAACCGGTCTTCCTGAAGAAGATTTAATTACCCAAACCGAATTGATTATGGAAGAAGAAAGTGTTAAAATTCTTGAAAAAGTTAAAAAAACAATCAAAACATGTCCTATAGTACAATATGACGAGTCAGTTAAATTAACTACAAAGACTGTTACTGAAGGTAACGCTGCAGAAGTAATATTAAAAGTTTCTGAAGAGGAAGATGTTGACCTGGTTGTCATTGCAAGTAGTGGTAAACACATGCTCGACAGATTCCTGCTGGGTAGTGTAACTGAAAAAGTTGTCAGACACAGCAAAGTGCCGGTAATGGTTATTCCTAGTAAAAACAATGAATAG